A part of Fundulus heteroclitus isolate FHET01 chromosome 23, MU-UCD_Fhet_4.1, whole genome shotgun sequence genomic DNA contains:
- the LOC118557516 gene encoding neural cell adhesion molecule 1-like, producing the protein MIVIETLKDPDNIPLTEAGLGQTVTLNCNAAGFDNGLFYWYKMNYGFMVQTVAKGTFSNVKLEQHFPNSTFKVNNMGNMHYLTITNVSKEDEATYLCQAGSAYEMVFINGTNLAVNDFQNKKFSYVNQTSGMKSVSLGTEVTLQCSLQSEKKEKESTDQCADEHNVFWFRAESESNPGFIYVDKKRCDTQPGGSCEYRLSKTIQSPSDTGTYYCAVVTCGEILFGEGTKVETRQEFCLYAIVLSGLLACSVLVNI; encoded by the exons ATGA ttgtgATTGAAACCTTAAAGGATCCTGACAACATCCCTCTGACTGAAGCTGGACTCGGTCAAACTGTGACGCTGAACTGTAATGCAGCTGGGTTTGACAATGGGTTGTTTTACTGGTACAAGATGAATTATGGATTTATGGTTCAAACAGTTGCTAAGGGCACTTTTAGCAATGTGAAACTTGAACAACACTTTCCAAACTCAACATTCAAAGTTAATAACATGGGGAACATGCATTATCTCACCATCACTAATGTCAGCAAAGAGGATGAAGCAACATATTTATGTCAGGCAGGATCAGCATACGAAATGGTATTTATTAATGGAACAAATTTAGCTGTGAATG attttcaaaataagaagTTTTCTTATGTGAATCAAACTTCAGGCATGAAGTCTGTTTCGCTTGGCACCGAGGTGACTCTGCAGTGTTCACTTCAgtcagagaaaaaagaaaaagaaagcacgGACCAGTGTGCCGATGAACACAACGTGTTCTGGTTCAGAGCAGAATCAGAATCTAATCCAGGATTCATCTATGTTGATAAAAAGCGCTGTGACACACAACCAGGAGGCAGCTGTGAATACCGCCTGTCTAAAACCATACAGAGCCCCTCGGATACTGGAACATACTACTGTGCTGTGGTCACATGTGGGGAGATCCTGTTTGGAGAAGGAACCAAAGTGGAGACAA gaCAAGAATTTTGCCTGTATGCTATTGTGCTCAGCGGACTTTTGGCCTGTTCTGTACTTGTAAACATC